The DNA region GCAACATCATTCTTATCATTCTGATCATCATCGGCATCAACTACTATAAAAGTAGACAAGAAGTTGATGTGCAAAGTCTCGCTTTGCCACTGGATACCAAAGTGCTTGCTTTTGGCGACAGTCTAACCTTTGGCTATGGAGCACCAAGCGAAAAAAGCTACCCTTCTGACTTAGTCGATCTTTTACATGTAACGGTCATCAACGAAGGGGTCAATGGAGAACTCAGTGAACAAGGTTTGGCTCGTTTAGCAGGTGTTCTTGAACGCCACAAACCAGACATTTTAGTTTTATGCCATGGTGGCAATGATATTTTACGTAAAATTGATGTGGCTCAAACGAAACATAATCTCAATGAAATGGTCAAGTTAGCCAAAGAACAGGGCATTTATGTCCTCTTGGTCGGTGTGCCAACGTTTGGTATTTTAAATTTTGATGTGCCACCGTTTTACTATGAGGTGGCGAAAGAGAATAACATTGAGATTGAAGATAGCAGTCTTAAAAAAATCTTTGACAACGAAACCACGCTTAAGTCTGACAAGGTTCACCCAAATGCCGATGGCTACGAATTGATGGCTAAAAGCATCGCTCGAATGCTGAGTGAAAACTACCACCCATCAGCGAAAGCGTTTTAAAATTCCTTTTAAATACTCCTCCGCCAAGGTTGCGATCTCCT from Sulfurospirillum diekertiae includes:
- a CDS encoding arylesterase yields the protein MELFSLRNIILIILIIIGINYYKSRQEVDVQSLALPLDTKVLAFGDSLTFGYGAPSEKSYPSDLVDLLHVTVINEGVNGELSEQGLARLAGVLERHKPDILVLCHGGNDILRKIDVAQTKHNLNEMVKLAKEQGIYVLLVGVPTFGILNFDVPPFYYEVAKENNIEIEDSSLKKIFDNETTLKSDKVHPNADGYELMAKSIARMLSENYHPSAKAF